The proteins below are encoded in one region of Telopea speciosissima isolate NSW1024214 ecotype Mountain lineage chromosome 10, Tspe_v1, whole genome shotgun sequence:
- the LOC122643620 gene encoding uncharacterized protein LOC122643620 encodes MLLTQSFKKDGGEISSTKFFGRFVSDRPVWTASVNGKFSIKTAWESIRQQGAAVIWHRLVWFSSTQTRFAFITWLVFHRRLTTKCRLASWGAAIDTTCSLCLEAPETIDHLLFQCSFSKKIWKEIVTLNGFQRGPLSSWQEEIDWMVDHFEGESLINCIRRFSLASMIYRIWGERNYGVFKQRQQDYSAVLRHVIHDTRGRFSDVEKPVLDNDVNKSFFHRWQLNVSYQHSIATPHVWSLPPSQWVAINCDGSVCADHGGYGAIGRDSAGKVLFAIAGGAQETNILVMELMAIRGGLQKARALNPPQVQVRSDSQCAVQMITGLYQKLWYGLGLIEDIHCLHDCFQSCGFSHQVREVNKCADFLASFVQSCEEIHLSPDCLPETLSALVRDDVNGKKFFRM; translated from the coding sequence ATGTTACTGACCCAATCCTTCAAGAAAGATGGGGGGGAGATATCTAGCACTAAATTCTTTGGAAGGTTTGTGTCGGATAGACCTGTTTGGACTGCTTCTGTTAATGGAAAGTTCTCCATTAAGACTGCTTGGGAATCTATTCGCCAACAGGGTGCAGCTGTAATATGGCATAGACTTGTGTGGTTTTCTTCGACCCAAACGAGGTTCGCTTTCATAACCTGGTTGGTGTTTCATCGTAGGCTAACTACCAAATGTCGCCTTGCATCGTGGGGTGCTGCTATCGACACAACTTGTTCTCTATGTTTGGAGGCTCCTGAAACCATTGATCACCTCCTATTTCAATGCTCCTTTTCCAAAAAGATCTGGAAAGAGATCGTTACTCTAAATGGATTTCAGAGAGGACCATTGAGTTCGTGGCAGGAGGAAATTGATTGGATGGTTGATCACTTTGAGGGTGAATCCCTCATAAATTGCATTCGAAGGTTCAGCCTAGCATCAATGATCTACAGAATCTGGGGAGAGAGGAATTACGGAGTTTTcaagcaaaggcagcaagaTTATTCTGCTGTTCTTAGACATGTTATTCATGATACAAGAGGGCGATTCTCGGACGTGGAAAAACCAGTTCTAGATAATGATGTGAACAAAAGTTTCTTTCACCGCTGGCAACTCAATGTCTCATATCAGCATTCTATAGCAACGCCTCATGTTTGGTCTCTTCCGCCTTCCCAATGGGTTGCTATTAATTGTGATGGATCTGTATGTGCTGATCATGGTGGATATGGTGCTATAGGCCGTGATTCGGCTGGGAAGGTGCTCTTTGCTATCGCGGGTGGTGCCCAGGAAACCAACATTCTGGTGATGGAATTGATGGCTATTAGAGGGGGTCTTCAGAAGGCACGAGCCTTAAATCCTCCCCAGGTTCAGGTTCGGTCAGACTCACAGTGTGCAGTGCAGATGATCACAGGCTTATACCAAAAGCTGTGGTATGGACTTGGTTTGATTGAGGATATCCATTGCCTTCATGATTGCTTTCAAAGCTGTGGTTTTTCACATCAAGTTCGTGAAGTGAACAAATGTGCTGATTTCCTTGCAAGCTTTGTTCAGTCCTGCGAAGAGATTCATTTAAGTCCTGATTGCCTCCCAGAGACGCTCTCTGCTTTGGTTAGAGATGATGTCAATGGGAAGAAATTTTTCAGAATGTAG